A genome region from Sphingobacteriaceae bacterium GW460-11-11-14-LB5 includes the following:
- a CDS encoding MFS transporter — MSINENKKTWQYLFSAAVIVAALGYFVDIYDLLLFGIVRIPSLTDLGLNEAQRSIEGASILNWQMSGLLLGGILWGILGDKKGRLSVLFGSIITYSIANFACGFVQDVTLYKALRFVAGIGLAGELGAGITLVSESLPKKLRAIGTSVVAGVGLLGAVAAYFTVELFSWRYAYFTGGGLGVLLLFLRIGVFESGMFKHMAEKSHLKKGDFLSFFTNKRRLKLYAKCIGIGLPTWYVIGILATFSNEFALALGITEAVKPGLAVMWCYIGLAVGDLLSGVISYYLSSRKKAVAIMMLFTLAGTVIYLYAGIESAKALYLMCLWLGFGIGYWAMFVTIGAEQFGTNVRATAATTIPNMVRGTVVLMTTFYAYLKPEVLELHAAAILGLICFGIGFYCILTIPETHDKDLDFTEPE; from the coding sequence ATGAGCATTAACGAGAATAAAAAAACATGGCAGTACTTGTTTAGTGCTGCCGTGATTGTTGCCGCACTGGGTTATTTTGTAGATATCTATGATCTCTTACTCTTTGGAATTGTAAGGATACCCAGTTTAACCGACCTGGGTTTGAATGAGGCACAAAGATCCATAGAAGGCGCCAGTATTTTAAACTGGCAAATGAGCGGTTTGCTGTTAGGCGGTATCCTGTGGGGTATTTTAGGTGATAAGAAGGGAAGACTTTCTGTTTTATTCGGTTCTATTATTACTTATTCGATAGCCAATTTTGCCTGTGGTTTTGTTCAGGATGTGACCTTGTATAAAGCACTTCGTTTTGTGGCGGGGATTGGTTTGGCTGGCGAACTCGGCGCAGGCATTACATTGGTGTCAGAAAGTTTACCGAAAAAATTAAGGGCTATTGGTACTTCGGTGGTGGCAGGTGTGGGGCTTCTGGGTGCCGTAGCTGCCTATTTTACCGTAGAACTTTTTAGCTGGAGGTATGCCTACTTTACTGGGGGCGGACTGGGGGTATTATTATTGTTTTTAAGGATAGGGGTTTTTGAGTCGGGGATGTTTAAGCATATGGCAGAAAAAAGCCACCTGAAAAAGGGCGACTTCTTATCGTTTTTTACCAATAAAAGACGTTTAAAACTTTATGCTAAATGTATAGGGATTGGACTTCCGACCTGGTACGTGATTGGTATTCTGGCAACCTTTAGCAATGAGTTTGCTTTAGCTTTAGGTATTACCGAGGCCGTAAAACCTGGCCTGGCCGTAATGTGGTGTTATATCGGCTTAGCTGTAGGCGATTTATTGAGCGGAGTAATCAGTTATTACCTTTCATCGCGTAAAAAAGCTGTAGCTATCATGATGCTTTTTACCCTGGCAGGCACTGTAATTTATCTGTATGCGGGGATTGAAAGTGCCAAAGCGTTGTATCTGATGTGTCTATGGTTAGGCTTTGGAATTGGCTACTGGGCCATGTTTGTAACCATTGGCGCAGAACAATTTGGCACCAATGTACGCGCTACAGCAGCTACCACAATTCCAAATATGGTACGTGGTACTGTAGTGCTAATGACGACTTTTTATGCCTATCTCAAACCTGAGGTACTTGAGCTGCATGCTGCTGCTATATTGGGATTGATCTGTTTTGGGATAGGGTTTTATTGCATTCTGACCATACCTGAAACACATGATAAAGATCTCGACTTTACTGAGCCAGAATAA
- a CDS encoding DoxX family protein, whose protein sequence is MNMLKKIQHWGDHHHPKWLDYFRILLGLILIWKGIDFYINMQAFSNLMRGAFLGTAVSISLLAHLIIMLHIIGGLAITLGTHTRIFCLVNLPILIGAVFFVNISGGIFKPYSEFWFSVSVLIGLVCFAIEGNGVLSVDREKIYPKQAL, encoded by the coding sequence ATGAACATGCTTAAGAAAATCCAGCACTGGGGCGATCACCATCACCCAAAATGGTTAGACTATTTTAGAATCTTATTAGGCCTTATTTTAATCTGGAAGGGCATTGATTTTTACATCAATATGCAAGCCTTTAGTAATTTAATGAGGGGCGCTTTCTTAGGCACAGCGGTGAGCATAAGTTTGCTGGCTCACCTGATTATCATGCTACATATTATCGGGGGTTTAGCCATTACACTGGGCACCCATACCCGCATATTTTGCCTGGTTAATTTACCCATACTCATCGGGGCGGTATTCTTTGTGAATATTTCCGGTGGTATTTTTAAACCCTATTCAGAATTTTGGTTTTCGGTCTCGGTATTAATCGGACTCGTTTGTTTTGCAATTGAGGGAAATGGCGTTTTATCGGTAGATCGGGAAAAAATTTACCCTAAACAGGCGCTTTAG
- a CDS encoding two-component system response regulator: MEEIVGTYTIKDTEDMERSVVLLVDDNEDILDFISDDLEEKYQVLQARNGLEALAILQREIVQLIISDVMMPEMDGFEFCAKVKSTLEFSHIPVILLTAKNSLQSKIEGLELGADAYVEKPFSPEFLQVQISSLIKNRNKIKEYFSSSPLLHLKSIAYSKADELFLEKLQDTINKNISNQDLDVEHLAEKMNMSRPTLYRKIKSISNLSPNELINLARLKKAAELLNEGVLKIYEISEMVGYSSQSHFGRNFAKQFGMSPTDYVNSKTADKKKP, translated from the coding sequence ATGGAAGAAATTGTAGGCACATATACCATAAAAGATACTGAAGATATGGAAAGGTCTGTAGTGTTATTGGTTGATGATAACGAAGATATCCTGGATTTCATTTCAGATGATCTGGAAGAAAAATACCAGGTGTTACAGGCCAGAAATGGATTAGAAGCATTAGCCATATTACAGCGTGAAATTGTTCAGCTCATCATCAGTGATGTAATGATGCCCGAAATGGACGGGTTCGAATTTTGCGCAAAAGTAAAATCCACCTTAGAATTCAGCCACATCCCCGTGATCCTGCTTACTGCAAAAAATTCATTGCAATCTAAAATTGAAGGTTTAGAGCTGGGTGCCGATGCTTATGTGGAAAAACCCTTTTCGCCAGAATTTCTGCAGGTACAGATTTCCAGTCTGATTAAAAACAGGAATAAGATTAAGGAATATTTCTCCAGCTCTCCCCTCCTTCACCTTAAAAGCATTGCTTATTCTAAGGCCGATGAATTGTTTTTAGAAAAATTACAGGATACCATTAACAAAAACATCAGCAATCAGGACCTTGATGTAGAACATCTGGCTGAGAAGATGAACATGAGCCGGCCAACCTTATACCGGAAAATCAAATCTATTTCTAACCTGAGTCCGAATGAACTGATTAATTTGGCCAGGTTAAAAAAAGCTGCCGAACTTCTAAATGAAGGGGTACTAAAAATTTATGAAATCTCCGAGATGGTAGGTTACAGCTCTCAATCGCACTTTGGAAGAAACTTTGCCAAGCAGTTCGGCATGTCGCCTACCGACTATGTAAACAGTAAAACCGCCGATAAAAAAAAGCCTTAA